DNA from Sulfodiicoccus acidiphilus:
GAGAAGAGCTTGAAGTAGAGCTGTGACTCGAATACACCACCTATCACATACACCTTCTCCACTCCCACCTTCTTAGCCACGTTTACCGACTGGGCAGCAAGCTCTCGCGCCGCCGTTCTCATGATCTTTAGGGCCAGTTTATCTCCTACCTTAGCGGCTTTCTCAACCACTTCAGCCACCCCAGCGATCTCTGATACCCTGTGCCCGTTGTAGTAAGCCCATTCCACCAAGTCATCCAAAGTCTTCACCCCTATTTTCTCCTTCACCATCGTTGTCATTTGACTCCTCTTGGAGACCCCCTGCATTGTCCTAGTCAGTGCCCTAAGGGCTTCTCTTCCTATCCAATACGCAGATCCCTCGTCTCCCAACAGCCACCCCATATTCGCAGCTCTCCGTTTTCTCGTACCATCGTACCCAACTACCGCGCTCCCTGTTCCAGCTATAGTGATCACGCCAGGCTTACCCCAGGTCTGGGCGTAAAGTGTGACGAAGCCGTCATGTTCTACTCGCACATGTCTCCCTAACCTATCAGCCAACGGCTTCACCAGCTCCACGTCCCTTTTAGTGTCCAAGCCTGCCATCCCAAGGCAAACGTAGTCCGGCTGGTTGACTCCAGTTTGAGCCACCGCCTTTCTCACGTTCTCCATTGCCACCTCTAATCCAACGTTGTGGAAGTTTCCAGGTCCTGCTCTCCCCCTGCCCAGCTCCTCACCATCGCACGTATAAGCCAGGGCTCGAGTGTGAGTTCCCCCAGCGTCTACTCCTACTAGAATCATGAACTACTTATACATCGCCGAGTTTTATAACCTTAGCATAACTACTCTACCTATGAAAATTGTAGTCCTTGGGGCCGATGGGTACTTAGGGTGGCCGCTGTCCCTCAGATTACTCAGGAGGGGGCATCGGGTTGTCGGTGTGGACAACTTGGCTACGCGGAGGGCAGTAGAGGAGGTCGGCTCAGATTCGGCCCTACCCATATCCTCACCGCAGGAGAGGGAAAGGGCAGCCAAAGAACTCGGAGACTTCAAGTTCGTCTTCGGTGACGTTACAGACTACCAGTTCGTGAAGGAGCTTATATCGAGCGAGAAACCCGACGCTGTAGTACACTTCGCTGAACAGAGGTCCGCTCCGTATTCGATGAAGGATGTAGAGCACGCGGTCTACACTATGCACAACAACTTGGAGGGCACGCTAAACCTGATATACGCCGTGAAGGAGGCCAAACCCGACGTCCACGTTGTTAAGATGGGAACAATGGGGGAATATGGCACTCCCAACTTCGATATACCGGAGTCGGCTTTCGTGGAAGTGGAGATTAAAGGAAGGAGGGACAGGATACCCACTCCTAAGTTTGCCGGTTCCTGGTATCACTGGACCAAGGTCTACGATACTTACAACATGCTCTTCGCCAACAAGATATGGGGATTGACCTTCACCGACATCATGCAAGGACCAGTTTACGGAACTAGGACGGAGGAGATAGTCAGCGAACGGTTCTTCACGAGGTTCGATTTCGACGAGGTGTGGGGTACGGTCGTAAATAGATACTGTGTTGAAGCAGTGCTCGGCCTTCCTCTCACCCCTTACGGGAAAGGAGGTCAGACTAGGGGTTTCCTGTCGTTAGAGGACAGCGTAGAGGCCTTGAGGATACTGATAGAGAACCCCCTGAGATGGGATCCTACCGGCACGTCAACCAGTTCGTAGAACTCAGGAGCGTCAGGGAGATAGCTTCTTTCGTTCAGGACGCTGGAAAGGAACTCGGCTTGGACGTGAAGGTACAACATGTTCCGAACCCCAGGGTGGAGGCAGAAGAACACTACTACAACCCAGAGTTGAAGGTCCTCCCCAATCTAGGTTTCAGGCCTAGGAAGAGCATGAGGGAAGAGGTGAAGGTGATGTTAAAGGACTTACTTCCCTTCAAAGAAAGGATCTCTAGGTTCTCTTCAGTCATTATGCCAAGGACGAGGTGGAAGTAATTCTTGGAAAGAGTGGTTGAGCGCTCTGATGTAACTGTCTGGATCCCCCACGTTAAGCCACACTTCCTTATCTAGCATTAATGCTAGCACCTCCCCTCCATCCTTCAGTACTCCCGATATGCCGTAGGTGAGCTCCAGTTCTCCATCAGCTGGGTTGGTTTTCTTCAATGCTCTGAGGACGGAGGGTTTGAAGACGTAGACCGCTGACACCGCCAGGTCGGACTTAGGGACAGGCGGTTTCTCTTGGGCGTCCAGAACCCTAAGAAGTCTAGTACCCATGAATTCTCCCTCCTCTCTTGCCTCAACTATCCCATATCTCTTGGGGTTAGAAACTCTCCTCACCAGTAGCACAGCGTCGGGTTCCCTCTCTTCAAAGAGAGAAGTAGCCCTCTCATAGCCCCCGAAAGGACTCCATCGTCGGCATGAACGAAGAAAGGGTCCTCTCCCACAAACTTCTCTGCCTTTAGTACAGCGTCTCCAAACCCCTTAGGTTCCTTCTGGAACTCGAAGGTGGCTCCCAACCCCAACTCGAAGAGGTAATCCATGAGCAATCTACCGTTCCTCCCCACCACTAGGCAGAAGTTACTCACCCCCACTCGGGCCAGGGAACCCAATATTAGGTCGATCACAGGTACGGTCACTTTCCTATCCTCCTCATCGACGAATAGGGGAAGTAAGCCCTTCGGTAGCACTGACGTTATGTGCTTCATCCTGGTCCCTTTACCCGCAGCCGTTATCACAGCTTTCCTGATCTTCATCGTGGCGGTTTGGCATCTAACACAAATAACTTTGTTTGTGACGACACCACGTCCCTTACAAAGATGTCGCGAATCGGTCTAAAACATGGCCTAATAAATGGTACTATACGATGTCAGTTAGCCTAGTGCAGTCAATATCTCCGTGAGTGGTTGTATTGTCTTAGTTCATCGAATCCCACACTTTATAAACCGATTCTCGACTTCGTCTTATGTCAGGTGTAGAAATAAGGACCTCCCGTCTATTCTCTAGAGGGAGAGCATTCATAGTGGCCTTAGATCACGGCCTAGTCATGGGACCCCTGAGGGGAATAGAACGGGCCGCGGAAGTTGTGTCCAAGGTCTCGAAGGGTCCAGATGCCCTTCAAATGACCCCAGCCCTGGCTCAACTAGTTAAGGAGAACTTCGCGTCCAGGGGCGGCCCACTCTTTATCGCTAGGCTAGATACGACCAATGTTTGGAGGGAGGTAGGGGGCAGGTCCACAGGGTACTACTCCATGTCTTACACCGTAAAGGAGGCTGTGAGGGCCGGGGCCGACGCAGTCATATGCTACCTTCTCGTTGGATTGGGAAACGGTAACACGGAGGCCCTTAATTTGGAGAAAGTCTCGGAGGCGAGGAGGGAGGCGAACGACTACGGAGTTCCGTTCATTGTGGAGCCCCTTGCCGTTAAGGAAGGAGAATACGAATCGTTAAGGGAGCCAACAGTGCTCAAGTACCTCGGACGTTTCGGCTCTGAGCTAGGAGCTGACGTATTGAAGCTTGACTTCGGGGGAGACTCGAAACAGTTTAGAGAAGTCGTCGACGCCTCCTTCTCTCCCATAGTAATAAGGGGAGGGCCTAAAACGAAGACCGATCTCGAGTTCCTCCAAATGCTCGCCGACGCTCTCGCTGCAGGGGCTAAGGGCGTCACGGTGGGCAGAAACATCTGGCAGTCCAGTGACCCAGTTGTCTTCACGGAAATAGTTAGTAAGGTCGTTCACGAAGGTGCAGATCCGAGGAACCTCGTAAACTCTTGAGTTTACCTTCTCCTGCTTTTTCTCTTGAGTCCCGTGGTCACCTGTCTTCTCATCACCATGTACTCACGGGTCCTCGTTACTGCCTCTCCGGGTTCCCCTACGCCCTTAAGCATCTCCGCTAAACCGTTCTCCCCTATGTAAGTTAGCCACTGCACTAGGTGCCCTTCCTTCAGGTGCCAACTTACACAGTTTGGATCCTCTTTCGACAATCTCTCCAACTCCGTCAGGAGAGAGTTCACGTCTCCTGCCTTACCCACAACTCTCCCATAGCTGGTGAAATAGAACGGTTCCATGTCTTTTAGTTTGCAGAGGTGATCGCATTTAAGGAGAATGGCTCTAGGGCACAGCTCTGGCTCTATTTCCTGAGGAGAGGTAGAGCCTGAGGATTTGGTCCCTAGTGCCCCCATCTACAGACAGCTCTTCGACCTCCGCCCCACTCATCGACTCGTCCACCTCGTTGAGGTGGTTGTACCCCACCAAACCAGAGTGGGATATACCTATGAGTTTTGGCCTCATGGATTTGGTCCTTTCTACCACCTCCATAAACTTCCGCCTGTCACTCCAAGCTATCTTAAATGACCTCCCGTTTATTCTCCCTCCCAAGGAGTCTCCAGCAAAGAGAATGTCGTCCAGTATAAACGAGATGTGTGCATTAGAATGTCCAGGTGTATAACTCACCTTTCCCTTTCTATCTCCTAAATCGATTTCCTCGCCATCACCGACTTCCCTGATCGTGGTCTTGATCGGTTCAACTTTTCCGAAAACAGTAACCAGTTCTCCCATCATATTTTCCGCCTCCTTGTTTACTTTCTCAGGCGAGGTGATCTTTCCACCCTCTCCTTCAGGTACCAACACAACGACATTGGGAAACCTTTCCACCACTTCCTTCAGGAGGCCTATGTGGTCTATGTGAAGGTGAGTGAGAAACACGTAGTCCAACCTATCTAGGAAGCCTAGGTCCGCTACAGAGTTCGAGGGCCCAGGGTCGATCATCATAGCCTTCTCATAGCACAGAAGGTAAAGTGAGTGGAACTCAGGGAACTCGGGCGGACCAGCTTTCACTTCACGCAGTCCTTGACAAGGCAAGGGATTCACTCCTTTGTGGGAAGGCCACCTTTGGTCAACCGAGATACATCGAGTACCTTGTTGATCTCCTGTTCACTCATGCCCATGTCCCTTAAGGCCTCTCTAATCGACATTCCTTTCGCTATTCTCTTGCCTAAGGCGGATGCCCTATCGTAACCGATGAGTGGGGAAACCACTGTTATTAGAGAGGCTGAGGACTCGGCGTACCTGAGAGCTTTCTCTCGATTAGGTACGATCTTGTCAAGCACCAGGGAGCTAAACTTCCTTAGCGCCTCCGAGAGGAGCGAGGCCTGACTAACTACGTTGTAACCCATTAGTGGCACTCCCATGCTCAGTTCGAACTCCCCCAGCATCCCTACGAACTGGTTAGCGTGATCCAGACCAATCACCTGAGCGCACACCAGTAAGGTGGACTCGACCGTTACTGGATTGGTCTTGCCAGGCATTATACTACTGCCCGCCACCTCCTCTTGGCTTGGTATGTCTATTTCGTTCAGGCCAGTGTATGGACCTGAGAACATTAGCCTTACGTCCTGACCTATTCTGTACAAGTCCAAGGAGATCCCCCTCATGACGGCACTCAGGTTAACCATGTCAGTAAGTAGTCTCATTGCCCTGAAACTGTTCCCTTTCTTAAGGGGGTACCCAGTGAGTTTGGCAAGTCTGGACACTACTTCGTCTCCGAAGTTCGGGGGAGTATTGAGGCCGGTGCCAACTGCGGTTCCCCCAATCGGGAGCTCTGCCACATACTCCAGTGAGCTCTCCAAGGCTCTCCTTTGATGGGATAGAGCGTCCTCGTACGCTCCGAACTCTTGGCCCATAGTGACAGGAAGAGCGTCTCTGAGGTGCGTCCTCCCCGACTTCACTATACTGGAAGTCCTCTCAGCCAGCGACCTAAGGGAGCCTATTGCCTGATCTAAGGCTGGAAGTAGGGATTCCCTCACTTCAGCGTAAGCGGCAACCCTTATGGCAGTGGGTACTGTATCGTTGGACGACTGCCCCATATTGACGTGGTCGTTGGGGTGAACCTTGACTCCAGCTAACTGACTGGCCCTTGCGGCAATTACCTCGTTGATGTTCATGTTAAGGCCAGTTCCCGATCCAGTCTGGAATACGTCTAGAACCACTTCTTCGTCATGCTTACCTTGCATCACTTCATTAGCTGCATCCATTATTGCCATTCCTAGCTTGGAGTCCAGCAGTCCTATGGACGTGTTGAAGTCTGCGGCAGCGTACTTGACTGCCCCCATAGCCCATATGAGTCTTCTAGGGAACCTAGTTCCCGTGTTCATGAAGAGTTTCTTGGCTGCCTCAACGTACGACATGATCAGAAATTCGAAGAGAAGGTTATAGGGATTGGGGTCTCTGATTCGTCCCTAATCTTATGAAAAGATACCTATAGGAGGAAATTGCTGCTGGCTTCCTTTCCGCTCATGGAGGAGGCGAAGCTTTCGATCTTTGTAACCCTCGCCCTTGAGGGGTTGAGCGGGGTCAATTAGGTCTTCCCCAACTTCCCTAGCCTTTTCTACTTATGTTCATGTATCCATAATCCAAGCGGAGGACTTAGGGCAGTTAGTAGTATTCTGAACGTCATCCCCATATTCTTTCCCCGTTATAGTAGAAACAATCTTGTCCTGGAGTAAGTTGAGACTCATTCACCCAAGCTGCCCACTCCACCTCATCACCAGTCCTGAAAGGAAGCTCCTTCTCAGCATAGGAAAGGAACACCCTCACCCTAATTTGTTTTGAGTGAGGAGAAAATATCCCCAAGGAACCTATTATCGTCGGTCTTATGCCTACTTCTTCTTCTGCTTCCCTCACTGCGGCCTCCATAGCAGTCTCACCCTCCTTCCTGTGTCCACCAGGGAGGGCCATCTGACCGGACCAAGGATCGCCCTTCCACGCCCTTCTCTTAATTATTAAGAAGCTGTGATCCGTAAAAAGCAGTACTACTGCGGCCTCACTTATCACATCGTCTTCGATCGGCCTACTCAAGAGGTAGGGAAGGTTCATATCTTTCACAAAATTACTTGAGTGACTTCACCACCTTCTCCACTTCAGTGTAGTTGGGTTCTACACCAGGATTGTCCGACACCCAAGCATATCTAATTACACCATCCTTGTCAATCACGAAAACTGACCTCTTAGCGACTGTCCATCCAGGTAAGTTAAGGAAGTTCTCGTTTACGATACCGAACTTAGATATGGCCTCCCTAGTAGTGTCACTTGCCACCACGTAGTTCAATTTGTTCTCCTCCTTAAACTTTTTGTTAGAAGGTGGTGTATCTGTGCTTACCCCTATGACCACCGCGTCGACCTCGTTGAACTTGGCCATATTGTCCCTGAATGTACACATCTCCTTAGTACAAACAGAAGTGAATGCGCCAGGGTAGAATGCCAATACGATCACCTTTCCCCTGAAATCGCTTAGCTTGATTGTCTTGAAGTCTGTCGTGACTAGCTGAACGTCTGGTGCCTTATCTCCTACTTTAACCATGACTCATCAGACGTCATACTGTAGTAGGCCGTTTTAAGTTTTAGTAGAGCACGATCTAGTTCGGGATCGATCCTCACATGAGAACTTACTCGATTTTCCTCAGTCCTTGTTTCCTTAGTTGCTTTGAAATAACCTGAAATTCCTAGCTATGACAGTTAGTCCTCTATTATATCCGATAGTTTATCGAAAGCGTCACTCTGTCTTGTTCATACAAACCGATTGAAAGTTTTATATTTTTAATTATCTATATTAATATTTGAAATAAATCTTAAATATACCGCTTCTTATAAGTGTTCACACTTTTGAAATCAGCTACCGTTGTGCCGATCACTGCTCTCCTCACCTCGCTTTGGCTCTCCTCTCCTCTCCCCTGACCTTCGCTATACCACCTTTTAACCTGGATACTACAATTCCGACGAACATCGTCCCTATTCCTGTCACCGTATAGACCGACGGAATCGCTAGCGCCTCTACAACTTGGGCCACAGTGGCAAATATGGGCACCGAGAAGCTCATGATGGTGACCTTTGCGACTTTCTCAGTTCTCACCATCGAATTCCACAGGAAGAATCCGACGGCCCCTCCTAACACCGACGTAAACAAAAGGTCACCTAGGAACTTTCCAGTGAATTGGACATGTGGAGTGATGAGGGAGAGACCCACTAGGGGTATAGAGCCCACCACGAACTGAGATGCGTTAAGAGAAATGGGATCGTAGTCCATTAACTTTCTATAATACACAGTGAAAGCGGCCCAGAACACTGCGTTTACTATAGTCAATACGCTACCTATCAGAGTGAACCCGTGAGCTAGGGGGATTCCGTATATCAGAACTCCAACAAGGCCCACAACGAGGCCCATCGTTTCTATCCTTTCTGGTTTCTCTTTTATTACCAAGTACGCTATGGGCAGCGAGAATAAGGGCATGGAATAGCTCAATACAGCTGACTGAGCAGGCGTCACGTAAATCAGACCGTAGGCCCATAGGCTTGAGCTAGTCACTGTAAGGAGAGAGAGGATTAAGACTTCCCTGTTCCATATTAATTTCCTTGCTATTCCATACATTATAGCGGCCGAGATCAAGTACCTCATAGCCATAAAGGGAAAAGGCGCAGCGTAGTTCAGCGCATCTTTAGCGAAGTAGTACTGAAACGTACTTATCAGAACGTAGGGAACAAGGTAGCGCAGGACTCTCATTTACCATCTCTTCGTGACCTTCACTCCTGCGAACTGAGGAAATAGGCGTTTCCGTCCTTCTTTTCCTTTATGCCCATTAATCTCTACCAACCATAGGACTCTCCTAGGGTGATATGTTCCTGGAACCTCTCACTTTCGATCAACCACTTCTTTGACCCTTCTTCGAAATCGAGAATAAGAAATTCCTTCCGACCTAAGTTGATAAAAAGATGCTAGTTAGTTTAGTTTAACCACATCTAAAACAGAGTTAAGGTCGTGTAGGTTATTCTAGATACATAACCTCCCTACTCCACTCATCCCGTCGACTTTGGCTTAAAAGCATCATAGGCGTTTACTTAAGCCGCTCCCGTTGTGGTGGCTATACATTACATCTCCTCGTAATCCTCGGCGTACATTTCGGGCTCCAGTTCCTCCGCAGCCGACTTCTTCAGTTCCTCGAGGTGATCTAGAATCTCGTTTAATCTATCGAACTTCGAGGGTATGTACTTAAGCCTCCCCACCGACATTGCGTATGAGCCAGGACATAAGAACCTTTCCTTCACGACTATGGCCTCAGCTCCTAGGTCTAAGATGGCCTCCATTGAGGCCTCCTTGCTCATTTGATATCCAGGGTTTTCGTACTGCTCCACCACTTTCTTCTCGTCGTCTATTATTGCTAATACTTCGCCTCCGTCCAATGGTTTCAGAGTCTTCTCCTTATCGTATACCACAGCTATTTTCATAATCTCTTAACGTTGGCCGTTCACCGCTATTTAAACATTGTTAACGAGCAGTGAACGGCGATACAATTATATGGCTTTAAAAAATTATTTCCCCTATTATATTAACTCTCCATGGACTGTATTAGGAAGTCCGCGAACTCTTCAGTAGAGAGGGGCTTCACTCCCATAAACCTAGCTATATCTTGCGTGACCTTCTTTTCCTTCATGGCCTTCCTTATCGCTGCATCGATCAGATCTGCTGCTTCCCTCCAGCCCATGAAACGAAGCATCATTTCTCCCCCCCTTATGATCCCAGTGGGGTTAGCCACGTTTTTCCCTGCGTACTTGGGAGCGGTTCCATGAACTGCCTCAAACATCCCTCCCGTGTCTCCCACGTTCGCCCCACCGAGTAGACCTATGTTCCCGATGAGGGCCCCAGCGGCGTCAGAGATGTAGTCACCGTTTACATTTGGGGCCAGTATTACATCATACTCCTCTGGCCTAATTATTATCTGCTGAAACATGTTGTCGGCTATCCTATCGTTGAAGACTATCCTCCCAGGCTTGCCCTGGGCCTGTTCCTCCTCAGTGACCACATACTCTCTGAACTCCTTCAATGCAACCTCGTAGGACCATTCCCTGAATGCTCCCTCGGTATACTTCATGACGTTGCCTTTGTGCATCACTGTCACCTTCCTCCTGTTATTGTCTATAGCGTATTTGATCGCCATTCTAGCTATCCTTTGTGTCTTGTACTTGCTCATGAGCTTAACACCTATTCCAGTATCGTCCTCTACGTCAACCCCTAACTGTCTTCTGAGGAATTCCCTAAGTGAGGCGGCCTCCTTGCTATCGACACTGTACTCGATCCCTCTATATAGGTCGTCTGTGTTCTCTCTGAATATTATCAAGTCAACCTTCTCTGGGTTCTTCAGGGGACTCTCCAACCCCTCCATGTACTTCACTGGCCTGATGTTAGCGTAGGCGTCGAGCATGAGCCTG
Protein-coding regions in this window:
- a CDS encoding class II fumarate hydratase, whose product is MSYVEAAKKLFMNTGTRFPRRLIWAMGAVKYAAADFNTSIGLLDSKLGMAIMDAANEVMQGKHDEEVVLDVFQTGSGTGLNMNINEVIAARASQLAGVKVHPNDHVNMGQSSNDTVPTAIRVAAYAEVRESLLPALDQAIGSLRSLAERTSSIVKSGRTHLRDALPVTMGQEFGAYEDALSHQRRALESSLEYVAELPIGGTAVGTGLNTPPNFGDEVVSRLAKLTGYPLKKGNSFRAMRLLTDMVNLSAVMRGISLDLYRIGQDVRLMFSGPYTGLNEIDIPSQEEVAGSSIMPGKTNPVTVESTLLVCAQVIGLDHANQFVGMLGEFELSMGVPLMGYNVVSQASLLSEALRKFSSLVLDKIVPNREKALRYAESSASLITVVSPLIGYDRASALGKRIAKGMSIREALRDMGMSEQEINKVLDVSRLTKGGLPTKE
- a CDS encoding class I fructose-bisphosphate aldolase, whose amino-acid sequence is MSGVEIRTSRLFSRGRAFIVALDHGLVMGPLRGIERAAEVVSKVSKGPDALQMTPALAQLVKENFASRGGPLFIARLDTTNVWREVGGRSTGYYSMSYTVKEAVRAGADAVICYLLVGLGNGNTEALNLEKVSEARREANDYGVPFIVEPLAVKEGEYESLREPTVLKYLGRFGSELGADVLKLDFGGDSKQFREVVDASFSPIVIRGGPKTKTDLEFLQMLADALAAGAKGVTVGRNIWQSSDPVVFTEIVSKVVHEGADPRNLVNS
- a CDS encoding NUDIX domain-containing protein, translating into MSRPIEDDVISEAAVVLLFTDHSFLIIKRRAWKGDPWSGQMALPGGHRKEGETAMEAAVREAEEEVGIRPTIIGSLGIFSPHSKQIRVRVFLSYAEKELPFRTGDEVEWAAWVNESQLTPGQDCFYYNGERIWG
- a CDS encoding BadF/BadG/BcrA/BcrD ATPase family protein, encoding MILVGVDAGGTHTRALAYTCDGEELGRGRAGPGNFHNVGLEVAMENVRKAVAQTGVNQPDYVCLGMAGLDTKRDVELVKPLADRLGRHVRVEHDGFVTLYAQTWGKPGVITIAGTGSAVVGYDGTRKRRAANMGWLLGDEGSAYWIGREALRALTRTMQGVSKRSQMTTMVKEKIGVKTLDDLVEWAYYNGHRVSEIAGVAEVVEKAAKVGDKLALKIMRTAARELAAQSVNVAKKVGVEKVYVIGGVFESQLYFKLFSDWTSKRGVKTERAEREGVLGAVLIASQEAGCLKPLERHLHS
- a CDS encoding peroxiredoxin → MVKVGDKAPDVQLVTTDFKTIKLSDFRGKVIVLAFYPGAFTSVCTKEMCTFRDNMAKFNEVDAVVIGVSTDTPPSNKKFKEENKLNYVVASDTTREAISKFGIVNENFLNLPGWTVAKRSVFVIDKDGVIRYAWVSDNPGVEPNYTEVEKVVKSLK
- a CDS encoding MBL fold metallo-hydrolase; amino-acid sequence: MKAGPPEFPEFHSLYLLCYEKAMMIDPGPSNSVADLGFLDRLDYVFLTHLHIDHIGLLKEVVERFPNVVVLVPEGEGGKITSPEKVNKEAENMMGELVTVFGKVEPIKTTIREVGDGEEIDLGDRKGKVSYTPGHSNAHISFILDDILFAGDSLGGRINGRSFKIAWSDRRKFMEVVERTKSMRPKLIGISHSGLVGYNHLNEVDESMSGAEVEELSVDGGTRDQILRLYLSSGNRARAVP
- a CDS encoding NADP-dependent isocitrate dehydrogenase, which translates into the protein MEIKFENGKWIVPKNPTIVYVEGDGIGPEITRAAMRVIDKAVERSYKSSKIEWVEALAGEKAERAKGDRFPKESQELIQKYRVVLKGPLETPIGKGWRSINVAIRLMLDAYANIRPVKYMEGLESPLKNPEKVDLIIFRENTDDLYRGIEYSVDSKEAASLREFLRRQLGVDVEDDTGIGVKLMSKYKTQRIARMAIKYAIDNNRRKVTVMHKGNVMKYTEGAFREWSYEVALKEFREYVVTEEEQAQGKPGRIVFNDRIADNMFQQIIIRPEEYDVILAPNVNGDYISDAAGALIGNIGLLGGANVGDTGGMFEAVHGTAPKYAGKNVANPTGIIRGGEMMLRFMGWREAADLIDAAIRKAMKEKKVTQDIARFMGVKPLSTEEFADFLIQSMES
- a CDS encoding DMT family transporter, with amino-acid sequence MRVLRYLVPYVLISTFQYYFAKDALNYAAPFPFMAMRYLISAAIMYGIARKLIWNREVLILSLLTVTSSSLWAYGLIYVTPAQSAVLSYSMPLFSLPIAYLVIKEKPERIETMGLVVGLVGVLIYGIPLAHGFTLIGSVLTIVNAVFWAAFTVYYRKLMDYDPISLNASQFVVGSIPLVGLSLITPHVQFTGKFLGDLLFTSVLGGAVGFFLWNSMVRTEKVAKVTIMSFSVPIFATVAQVVEALAIPSVYTVTGIGTMFVGIVVSRLKGGIAKVRGEERRAKAR